The genomic DNA AATCTGGCCTCGGCCCTCTCCCTCGCCTTCCCCGGCACCGCTCCGCCGCGGCTTCTGGGACGCGCCAGCGTTAGCCGGTTGCCCCTGGGCGCCCCTGTTGTCAGGAGCCGTCGCCTGCGGCTTCCTTCCCCGCCGTCGCCGCCGCTTTTTCGTCGCAGCGCCCCCGGATGGTCCTCCGAGCTCTCGCAAAACCCGCGTGCGAGCACCGCTCTCCAGACGCAACTCCTGCATGAGCGTGTGCACCTGCCGCGCACCGTGCGGCTGGCGCAGCGCCTCGCCGAGCCGCTCGACGACGTCGATCCGCAACGCCACGGGACCGATCACCTCATATCCAAATGCTCGCGCATTCCGGCCGTCCAACTCCGCGACATCGAGCACCGGTTCTCGCGGAACGCCCTTGGGTGACGGACTCTGATGCAACAGCGCCGTCAGCATGCACCGCCGTTCAAGCGCATGGGGTGCGAGCGCCTCGGCGACATAGAGGAAGCGCTGTCCCTCGCGGACGCCCAGCGTCCTCAGGTGCGCCCGTGCCTCATCGTCCAGGAGTCGCCACTGCTCGCGCGCCTCTCCTTGGGAAATCACGCCCAGACCCTCGGCCAGGCGGTAGGCGAGGCCCCGCGTCGCCGGGGAACGGCCCGCTCCGGTAAGAGCCTCGGCTGGAAAGCCTCCCATGGCCTCGGTGACGAGGTCCCGCGCCAGCGCCACCAGGCGGCGCTCGAGCCGCCGCCGCGCGCCCCCGGTCCAGACCTCCGGCTCCGCGAGCGCCATCTGCGGTGAGCGCCGGTCCGTCCCACGAACCAGACGCGCCAATGGCTGCCCTTCGAACGAGATGTTTCCCAACGCATCCACCTCGAAGGCGTCATGCGTCGCATCCACCACCCGCTGAACGAACTGTTCCTCCGTCATCGCGGAGCCGTCAGCGCCCGACACCTCCCCCAGCAGAAGCCCCAACCTGGCGAAGGGGCTGTCCGACCCGGACGAAGCAGGAGTCGCGGCTCTCACGAAGCGGCGTGCGCTCCTGCGTGCGGCCCGTTGCACGAAGCGCTCCACGAGCCGCTCATGGAGGGCGTCGCCCAGTGCGTCCTCGATGCGGCGGGTGCGCTCCTGCCACTGCTCGGCGTCGTGCAGCCAGATTGAACGATGACTGATGTATGTCCAGATGCGGATGGCCGCCAGCCGGTCCATCAGGGTGTGGATGTCTCCGGAGACATCATCGAGCGGCGACACTTGTCTGGCCAACCAAGTGGGTTCCAGCATCCCATCACCCTCGGAAAGCTGAAGGAAGG from Melittangium boletus DSM 14713 includes the following:
- a CDS encoding helicase-related protein; amino-acid sequence: MNSSPSSRSSVVVAELGPTNTGKTHRAIDRMLEHDTGMIGLPLRLLAREVYDRVTARVGEGRVALMTGEEKRLPPRPDYWICTVEAMPTDRPVDFLAVDEIQLAAHRERGHVFTDRLLHARGRRETWFLGADTMRPMVQALIPHASLKRATRLSQLRYSGPRSLKSLPPRSAVVAFSADRVYELAESLRRLRGGVAVVLGALSPRTRNAQVAMYQAGEVQYLVATDAIGMGLNLDLNHVAFAALSKYDGAEQRDLFPDELAQIAGRAGRHLNDGSFGTLNTLPELPPRLVSAIESHRFPAVRSLIWRNATLDFSSPESLLDSLSRAPNHNAFVRVQRADDFDALRELSHVPAIREVATDRATVELLWQVCQIPDFRKGLFGQHLALLRETFLQLSEGDGMLEPTWLARQVSPLDDVSGDIHTLMDRLAAIRIWTYISHRSIWLHDAEQWQERTRRIEDALGDALHERLVERFVQRAARRSARRFVRAATPASSGSDSPFARLGLLLGEVSGADGSAMTEEQFVQRVVDATHDAFEVDALGNISFEGQPLARLVRGTDRRSPQMALAEPEVWTGGARRRLERRLVALARDLVTEAMGGFPAEALTGAGRSPATRGLAYRLAEGLGVISQGEAREQWRLLDDEARAHLRTLGVREGQRFLYVAEALAPHALERRCMLTALLHQSPSPKGVPREPVLDVAELDGRNARAFGYEVIGPVALRIDVVERLGEALRQPHGARQVHTLMQELRLESGARTRVLRELGGPSGGAATKKRRRRRGRKPQATAPDNRGAQGQPANAGASQKPRRSGAGEGEGEGRGQIEGT